From a region of the Nymphaea colorata isolate Beijing-Zhang1983 unplaced genomic scaffold, ASM883128v2 scaffold0220, whole genome shotgun sequence genome:
- the LOC126409406 gene encoding photosystem II protein D1 — protein MTAILERRESTSLWGRFCNWVTSTENRLYIGWFGVLMIPTLLTATSVFIIAFIAAPPVDIDGIREPVSGSLLYGNNIISGAIVPTSAAIGLHFYPIWEASSVDEWLYNGGPYELIVLHFLLGVACYMGREWELSFRLGMRPWIAVAYSAPVAAATAVFLIYPIGQGSFSDGMPLGISGTFNFMIVFQAEHNILMHPFHMLGVAGVFGGSLFSAMHGSLVTSSLIRETTENESANEGYRFGQEEETYNIVAAHGYFGRLIFQYASFNNSRSLHFFLAAWPVVGIWFTALGISTMAFNLNGFNFNQSVVDSQGRVINTWADIINRANLGMEVMHERNAHNFPLDLAAVEAPSTNG, from the coding sequence ATGACTGCAATTTTAGAGAGACGCGAAAGCACAAGCCTATGGGGTCGCTTCTGCAACTGGGTAACCAGCACTGAAAATCGTCTTTACATTGGATGGTTCGGTGTTTTGATGATCCCTACCCTATTGACCGCTACTTCTGTATTTATTATCGCCTTCATTGCGGCTCCTCCAGTAGATATTGATGGTATTCGTGAACCTGTTTCTGGTTCTCTACTTTatggaaataatattatttctggTGCCATTGTTCCTACTTCTGCGGCTATCGGGTTGCATTTTTACCCGATATGGGAAGCATCATCCGTTGATGAATGGTTATACAATGGCGGTCCTTATGAACTAATTGTTCTACACTTCTTACTTGGTGTAGCTTGTTACATGGGTCGTGAGTGGGAGCTTAGCTTCCGTCTGGGTATGCGCCCTTGGATTGCTGTTGCGTATTCAGCTCCTGTTGCAGCTGCTACTGCTGTTTTCTTGATCTACCCTATTGGTCAAGGAAGCTTCTCTGATGGTATGCCTCTAGGAATATCTGGTACTTTCAACTTCATGATTGTATTCCAGGCTGAACACAACATCCTTATGCATCCATTCCACATGTTAGGTGTGGCTGGTGTATTCGGCGGCTCTCTATTCAGTGCTATGCATGGTTCCTTGGTAACCTCTAGTTTGATCAGGGAAACTACTGAAAATGAGTCTGCTAATGAAGGTTACAGATTCggtcaagaggaagaaacctatAATATCGTAGCTGCTCATGGTTATTTTGGCCGATTGATCTTCCAATATGCTAGTTTCAACAACTCTCGTTCCTTACACTTCTTCCTAGCTGCTTGGCCTGTTGTAGGTATCTGGTTCACCGCTTTAGGTATCAGCACTATGGCATTCAACctaaatggattcaatttcaatcaatccGTAGTTGACAGTCAAGGTCGTGTTATTAACACTTGGGCTGATATCATTAATCGTGCTAACCTTGGTATGGAAGTTATGCATGAACGTAATGCTCACAACTTCCCTCTGGACCTAGCTGCTGTCGAAGCTCCATCTACAAATGGATAA